DNA sequence from the Candidatus Fermentibacter sp. genome:
GCTCGGAGATGTGTATAAGAGACAGCCCTGGGGGGGACCGCCTCGATGGGAGCCACGCCGCCGGATGCGCCGGGGATCTCCGGGATGCCCTCCCCCGACGGCAGGGGCCATCTGAAGCCCGACGAAGCCTCCCGGACCATCGGGATCAGGCCGGGATCGAAGCCCAGAAGCCGGCAGTGCAGGATGTCGGCGTCCACCGGGCTGTCCGAGCACGTGACGAAACCCAGCGGGAGGGGGTCGGGCATCATCGGCCCGTCGCCCTGGCCGCAGACCAGCGCGTCGGTCAGGCTGACGACCCTCCTCTGCGGGACGTCGGCCATCGTCCCGTCGATCCTCCCGTAGAGGGCGATCCTGTCTATGTCGAGCACCGTGCGCCAGACCGTGTCATTCCCCGACCAGCCTCCGTCTATCTCGGCCTCGCCGTGGAGGAGCCTCTGCAGTTCGAGCGCGATCCTCACGCCTGCGAGCATGGCGGGGAAGGACCGCCGCCCGATCCTCCGGTTGGAGGCGTCGAGCAGGTTCTCCGCGATGGACTTGAGCACCGACCGGCCGGGGTAGCAGTCGCCCCCGTCCCGCGCTCCGCCCTTCCTGTGGTGCGGCAGGAATTCCTTGTTGCCGTTGAGTCCCACCAGGTTCTTGAGGGCGCCGGTTATGCCCGCCTTCCGGTGAGTCTTGAGCTTGGGCAGGCTGAGGATGACGTCGGACTCCAGGGCCTCCTTCGAGATCAGGTACTGGTGCCGGCCCGGGAAGTGCCTCCTGGAGATCAGACCGGGATCGTACATCGTCACCCTGAAGCGCCCGGGCGGGCTGGACACCGGTTCGAGCAGGCTGTCGCACCCCAGGTCGAACAGCACGAACCTGTCCTCCGGACGGACATCCCGGTCATGGCCCGCATCGAGCCCCGCCCCCCGCATGATGGTGCGTCGGAAGTCGATCACATCGACCCTGCGGCCCCGGGCCGCCCCGGCGATCCGGTCCCGCAGCTCCGGAGTGACGAGCGAATCCCAGATGCAGCCCTGCACGGGTGCGTCTCCGATGACCACCGACGAAGGGTCGGACTCCAGCACGAGGCCGAGCGCGGCCAGCACGAACTCCGGATGCGTCGCCATGCAGTCGACCCCGCCGCCCGAGGCGTTTCTGTGGTAGACCCAGTTGGGCTTGATGAGCACCCTGGAGCCGGGGGCCATGCGGAGGGGCTGCCCGCCGGAGGCACCTGCAGCCGCCTCGCGGACGAGCCGGGCGAGCGCCTCGCGGGAGTACCACTCCGTTTCCGGCATGCCCATCGAAAGGGCGCAGGCTAGACCCGTCACAGGCCCTCCGGCAGACCGTCGATACCCCCGGGGGCGCGCAGTCTGCATAATCGAACCGGTCCCGCAGGGGGGCCGGCTGCACGATCCCTACCGACTGGGGGAACAGGTTCTGAAGATAGCCATCGGGACCGACAGGGGGGGATGGCACCGGAGGTTCGCCGAAGCCGTCGAGCGCCGGGCCCTCGATCGCCCCGGACTGGAGTACGGGTTCGTGAACCTGGACAGGAGCGACTGGCTCGCCCGGGTGGCCGGAGCCACCCTGGTGATCTGGAAGCCTCCCTACATGGGCCATGAATTCGCGGGATACGTCAAGGAGAAGATCCACTTCCTCGAGCATCACGCGGGGCTGACGGTCGTCCCGGGCTTCGAGACGGTCTGGCACTTCGAGAGCAAGGCCGCCCAGAGCTACCTGCTGTCCCTCGCGGGCATACCCACTCCGCGGACCTTCGTCACCTTCGACTACGACGAGGCGGCTCAGCAGGCCGGCCTGGAGGAGTTCCCCGTGGTCCTCAAGGGCTCGGCCGGGGCGGGGAGCGTGAACGTCAGGGCGGTGCGCAGCAGGGAGGAGCTCATGGGCATCGTCCGCCGCGCCTTCAGCCTGACGCTGTGGGACCGGACGGCGGCCGGGGGGCGCGGCAGGCTCTCGAGGCTGGCTTCCGGCATCGGGAGGGACTGGTTCGCGGACTTCCTGCGGAGGCGCCGGAGGGGCGAGCAGCCGTTCGGCGTCGCGTACTGGCAGGAGTTCGTCCCCGGCAACGATGCCGACCTTCGCATCACAGCAATCGGCGACAGTTTCGCGACAGGGTTCTGGCGCAACAACCGGCCGGGCGACTTCCGCGCCAGCGGCAGCGGCAGGATCGACTACGACAGGCCCGTGCCGGAGGAGGCCATGCTGGCCTGCCTGGGCATCAACAGGCGCTTCGGCTTCGACTCCATGGCCTACGACATCCTCTTCCGCGACGGACGCATGCTGGTTTCCGAGATGTCCTACGGCTATTCCGACTCCGCCGTCCACGGGGTCGCCGGATACTGGAGGCTCGAATCCCCCGGCTGCCTGAGGTTCGTGGAGGGTCATACCTGGCCCCAGGATCTCTGGGTCGACTGGGCGATATCGAAGGCCGACGCGGCCTCGGGCGCCAGGGCCGGGACCGCATCCCCGGGGGGCCGTGACCCGGAGCGCTGACAGCCCCCGGGTCGTCGTGCTCGCCGAAGCCTCGCCTTCCGACGGGGCGGCCGTCGGGGGCGTGAGCGGATACCTCAGGGCCCTCTCGGCGCACATGCCCCGGAGCTGGACCCTCCTGACCCCTTCGCCGGATGCGGAGGGCGGGCCGTCCCGCCTGGGTCCGTCCCTGGCCGGGTGCAGGCTCCCCCACAGGATCGTCTTCCCCGCCAGACTGCTGCTGCGCCTGCGCACGCTGTCCAGGCTGGAGCCCGGCCTCGTCTATTCGCACAGCAACGAGGCCTCCATGCTGCTGTGCCTCCTGCGGTCTCTCGGGATCGCGAAGTGGCGCCTCGTGCACCACCAGCACGGCTCGGAGAATCCCCTCACCTACGCCACCTTCCGCATCGGCAGGCGCTTCGGGCTTCCCGCCGCATACGGCCGCGTGCTGGGCTGGATGCACAGGTCCGTCGACCACGTGATAGCCATCGACGGCAGATGCCTCGAGGAGAACGTCCGGTGGGGCGTCCCCCGTGAACGGGTCACGCTGCTGCCGAACGCGGTGGACACCGGTCTGTTCTCGCCCTCGGGGGAGGGGCGCAGGAGCTTCAGGGAGGGGGCGGGGATACCCCCGGACGCCTTCCTCTTCTGCTTCGCCGGGCGCCTGGAGGACGTGAAGAGGGTGGACCTGCTCGTCGACGCGTTCGCACTGCTCGACGGCTCTCCCTGGCTGGTCATCGCGGGGGACGGATCGAGGAGGGACGACCTGGCGCGCAGGGCGGCGGGCTCGCCGGGATCCGTGAGAACCGTGTTCGCCGGTGCGCTCGGCCCGGGCGCCATGCCCCCGCTCTACGCGGCCTCCGACTGCCTCGTGCTGCCCTCTGCGGCCGAGGGGGTGCCGCTGGTGATCCTCGAAGCGATGTCTGCTGGTGTGCCCTCCGTCGCCACGGCTGTCGGCGGGGTTCCCGGCCTGCTGGACGAATCCTGCGGCATGCTGGTCGGACCCTCGGCATCCCCGGCGGAGCTGGCACGGGCCATGGAGAGGGCGATGACGGCACGGTGGGACCGCGGTGCGATCAGGGCCCGGGCGGAGTCCTACTCGGCCGCCTCGGCCGCCGCCATGCTGGACGGGCTATTCAGGAGGATCTGCGGTCCCGGGTCGGTCTGAGGGCCCGCCGGGCGCTATCCCTGCCCACCTGAGCACCTCGCCGACGCTGCGGGAGTACGCCTCGAAGGAGTACTTCCTCGAGGCTTCGAGGCCCCTGAGCGCCAGCGCCTCCCTCGAACCGGCGTCGTCCAGCATCCCCCCGAGCGCCCGGGCGAGGGCCGGGGGATCCTCCGACGGGGTCAGGATTCCGGCAGCCCCGTCGTCGAGCACTTCGGGGATGGCCCCTATGTTCGAGGCGACCACGGGCACGCCCTTGCTCATGGCCTCGGCGAGGACGAGGCCGAACGCCTCCTCGCGCCTCGTGGGGAAGACGAACACGCACGGCTCCGACTCGAATCCCGCCTCGATCTCATCGTGGCCGAGCTCTCCGCGCAGGTCGACCGAGCCGTCCAGGCCCCTTTCCGAGACCCATCTCCCGATGGCTGCGAAGATGCCGGCCTCCGTCTCCGGGCCGATCAGGACGAGCCGGGGCATCGAGGGCCGCCGGGATGCGAGGAGGTGGTAGGCCTCCAGGATGTCCCACACCCCCTTGCGGGCCCTGACGGTCGACAGGAAGACGATGGAGGACGGTTCGAGGAGGGCCCTGCGGGACACCTCGGCGGGATCGGAATACCTCCAGCCCGGGGGGAGGCAGTTCAGCAGCACCCGCACCCGGCCGGGCGCGACGCCGACGGCCCTCAGATCCTCCGCGACAGCCTCGCTCGGCCCGATGCAGCGGTCGAAGGACTTCCAGAACCTCACCGCATTCATGGCCTGGAAGCGGTTCGGCCCCAGCGAGAGGGACCTGTACCTCACCATGTGCGAGTAGCCTATCCAGTTGCGCGACAGGTGCCGGAGCAGAGGGAGGAAGAAGTAGTCGAAGGTGAGGGCCGGCGGCAGGGACGCGGGGAGATAGAAAGCCGCGTCGTACCGGCCGGAGAGCCCCAGAGCGCCTGCCTCCAGTCCCATCCCCGCGGCGCGCGCGAGCTTGTGGAGCCTTATCTTGCCTATCTCCGTGTTGCGCCTGGAGAAGGCCCTGTCCAGGATGGACACCTCGCAGCCGTTATCGCGGAGAGCCCGCACCAGGAACCTGTTCATCACGAGCGAGCCGTGCATCGCCCCGGAATTGTTGCCGACCACTAGGATCCTGGGTCTGTCAGCTCCCATTCCGGGCCCTCCCGACGATGGCCTCCTCGTACACCCCGAGCGTCGCCTCGAGCATCCTGCGGGACGAGAACTCGCCCAGGATCCTGGCCCTGCCGGATTCGCCGGCGCGGGCGCAGAGACCGGGGTCCGACGCCATCGCCGCGAGCCTGTCGGCCAGGGCCCCCGCATCCTTCTGCGGCACCATCCAGCCGTCCCGTGATTCACGCACCAGTTCCGAGTTCCCCCCCCCATCGGTGCAAACCACAGGGAGCCCCGCAGCCATGCACTCCATCAGGAAATTCGACATGCCCTCCCCGAGGGGCGAGAGGAGCACCCCCGCGTCCGCTTCGGCGAGATATCGCATGGAGTCGGCAGTCCGGCCATGGAAGCACACCGCCAGGAGGCACCCGGCGGCGCGTGCCCTCTCCTCCAGGATCTCCCTGTCCGGCCCGTCGCCCAGCAGGTCGAAGCGGAACCTCCCGGGACACCCCCTCTCGAGGATGGCCGCGGCGTCTATCAGAGTCGCGAAATCCTTGTGGCCCGACATCGACCCGGCCATGACGCACGTGAAGCGTTCGTGAGAACCCGGAGATGCATGGACGCCCTCCACCCGGCGGGCGTCGAAGCCGTTCCTGATCAGCCTGGCCTTCCTCGCGGGGATCCTCCATGCCGAGAGCCCGGACGCGCTGTTGCCGGTGCAGAGATCTCCGAGCCTCGCCGCCAGGAGCAGCCGCGCGCGTTTCCTGCGGGGGAGCGTGCCCATCCTGACGAGGCCCGTGACGTGCGCCACACCGGCCTCCCTGGAAGGGAGGCACATCAGCGAGGCGGATACCCAGCCCCATGAGTGTATCACGGAGGGGTGGAAGCCCGTCGCGAACGAGAAGGCGGATCGTATGGCTCCGAATGGATCCCTTCCGTCTCCCGGGGCGGTCACGAGCCTAATCCCGAGATCCTCGATCGCCCCGGCATACGGTCCGCCGTGGAGCGCCCAGACCGCAACCTCGGCCCTCCCGGCGAGGCCTTCGCAGAGCATGTGGAACTGGCGCTCGGCCCCGCCCGGACCGAGGCCGTCTATGGCGAGCAGGACTCTCAGAAGGCAGCCTCCGCCCGGCCGTTTCCGGTCATCTGTCCTGCCTCGGATTCCGCCACCCGAAGTGCTTCTCGAACTCGAACACCGGGGGGAAGGAGCCGAAGCCGGTCAGCAGGGATCCGTCGCTCTCGAAGACGGTCTCCACCTCCCCGGGAGGACAGGGGGCGAGACCCAGGGGGCTCCCGAACCCGCCCCTGAGCAGCGGGATGTCCATCGGATCGAAGCCCGCCGCCGCGGCGGAGACCGCATCCACGGCGAGCGGAGAGCATCCCGCCAGGATCACGCCCGACGGCGCCGGATCGGCATCGAGGGGTCCGTTCCCCTGTCCGCCCACGATCCCGTCGACCACGTTGAAGAACCTGCGGCGCGGGGTGTCGCCCATGACTCCGTCACGCCCGCAGAACGTGATTATCGCCGCCAGATCGAGCACCATGCGCCAGGTAGTGTCGTTGCCGTGCCAGTTGCCGCTCCTGACCACCTCGCGGGTGGACCCGAAGATGCCGTATCCCAGAGGCTTGAGCACCCTTGCCGCGGTCCCGGCCACCCTGCCTCCGTAAAGCACGATCCTCTTCGCGGCCTTCACCGCGAGGTTCTCGAGCCTTCCTCCGCGCCTGCCGTCGGGGAACTGGTCGCCGCCCTCGGAGGGAGGGCCGAAGCGATAGTGCGGCAGCATGTTCTTGTTGCCGGCCAGGCCCACCATGCCCTTCAGGCATCCCGTCATCCCGCACTTCTTGTGCGTCTTGAGCTTCGGGATGCTTATCACGACGTCGGCCGAGAGGGCCATGCCCGAGACCTCGTAGACGTGCCTCCCGCCCGAGTGGCTCCGGTTCGTGACCCCTGTGTCGTATGCGGCGCCGTAGAACGACGCGGAGCCCCGGCTCCCCTCGAAGTGGCTGGATACGGCAAGGTCGGTCGTCACGTATCCCGCCGGATCGCCGGGGAGTCTGACGCTGCCGGTGCACACGCCGTCCCGCACGATCCATCTCTCCGTGCGGAGGTCGAGGAGGTCGACGGGCACCCCCGCCCTCGAACGCATGGTGTCGACCATGGCTGCGAGGCCCGTCCTCCGGGCCGTCAGGCCGAAGTCCGAGTCGGTCTGGGGCGAGTCGGCTATCACGACCCTGCCCCTGCCGCCCAGCGCGATCAGGACGTAGTCGAGCACGGCGCGCACGACCGATGCGGAGGTGACGATCTGCTCGTACTGGTCCGGATGCCCCTCGCGTGCCTCGCATACGAGGTTCGGCTTGACCAGGACCATGTCGCCCCTGCGGACGACCTCCCCCAGAGGGTTCCAGGCCGGGGTGCCGAAGTTCCCCCCGTCCATCCCGAGAGCCGCGAGGGCTGCCCTGACAGCGGTATAGGCATGGTTGGCCCCGTCGCATCCGGCTGCTCCCCAGGGGTATTCGGGGAAGTCCGTGTCGGGGTCGAAGGGGGGCGTCGACGGATACGAGGCTTCCACGGCCCTGGCGATCGCGACACGGCAAGACTCGGTCATCTCCACCTCCCGATGCCACGAATATGGGCCAAGAGTGCGCAAAGGATAACTCCCGCTATATTCCGGGGTGCATCTTCAGGGGGCGTTCGAGGGGGGGGATGCCGTTCCGATGTACTCCGGGCTGAGCTACAGCGTCTACAGGGCCCTTCCCGTGAGGCTTCAGAACCTCGCCGTATCGGCCATATCCTCGGTGAGGTGGAACCATGAATCCTCGCCGGGGTTCCGCAAGCTGGTCCTGAAGCTCAGGAAGATGCAGTACTGGCCGCCGGACGACATGGAGGACTACAGGCGCCGCAGGTTGGCCGAAGTCCTCGGGGCCGCAGCCAACACCCCCTTCTACGACGGCATGATCCCCGACGCCCAAACCGTCGACAGCGACCCCGTCGCCGTGCTCAAGTCCCTGCCCATACTGGACAAGCGCACCGTTGCCGAACGCCCCGGCGACTTCATCCCCATCGACGTCGATCCGGCGGGGCTCGTGAAGCACGGCACCAGCGGGACCACCGGCCTGCCCCTCAGGGTCTACTGGAGCAGGGAGTCCATGGACATGGAGCGCGCCCTCATCTGGCGCCACAGGCTCTCGGTGGGCTGCAGGTTCGGCCACGACTGGGTGGCGATGCTGGGCGGTCACCGCATCGTCCCGATCGACCAGACCGCCCCTCCGTACTGGAGGGAGTGCCCGCCGGCCAGGCTCTCCTATCTCTCGACCTACCACATCTCCCCCGACAATGCCGTCCATTATCACAAATATCTGGAGGAGAAGCAGATAGCCTTTCTGTCCGGCTATCCGTCGGCGCTCTACGCCCTGGCGCTGGCGTTCCGGCGCCGCGGGCTTTCAGCCAGGATGAAGGGTGCCTTCTTCGGTGCCGAACCCCTTCACGACTTCCAGCGCGAGGCCGTGCAGGACGTCTTCGGCTGCTACCTGTGGGACTACTACGGGCTGACCGAGAGGGTAGTCTCGGCGAGCGAGTTCGAGTGCAGGAACGGGCTGCACCTGAACTGGGAGAACTCGTATTTCGAGATCCTCGGTCCGGAGGGAAGGGACGTCGGACCCGGAGGAGCGGGCGAGCTCGTCGGGACGTCGCTGAGCAACACGGGCTTCACCCTGCTGCGTTACAGGACCGGCGACATGACCCGCCTCCTCGAGGGGGAGTGCTCGTGCGGCAGGATATCTCCGAGGGTCGAGGCCATCGACACCAAGGTCGAGGACCTCCTGGTCATGCCCGACGGCTCGCTCCTGTCGGCCTCGAACCTGACATACCCGTTCAAGGGGATGTCGCACATCCGCCAGTCTCAGATCTACCAGAGGGTCCCGGAGGAGCTGGTCATCAGGATAGTGCCCGACCTCGGCTTCAACGACGAGGACGTGGAGAACCTCCGGAAGGAGGTCCTGGAGGTGCTGCCCGCCGGGGTGTCGGTCAACGTCGTCTGCGTCCCCTCCATCCCCGTGAACAGCTCCGGCAAGTTCTCCTTCGCCGTCTCCGACGTCCCCCCGACTCCGGAACGCTGTTGACTCGCTCATTCCCGCGAACGCGGGGATGAGCAGGTCCGACAGTCGCCCGCCAGCTTTCCGGTTCAACTGAATGGCGGGCGATGAGAGGACCGCAGCGCTACCGCCATGACCGGGTTTCACCAGCAGTCCCATTCTGTCTGCAGACCTCGACGAAACCCGGATCGGACTAGAGAGGGATCACCGCAGAAGCAGCTCCGCGACGACCGCCGGGAGGCCGGGGTTCTCCATGCGGGGAAGCCGCACGAAGGACGCGGGGTCTAGAGAGAGCGCCGAAGGGACGTCGCGGACGAACCCGAGGCGGCCAAGCGAGGCCAGGTGCTCGTCCACGCGCCCCGGCCTGCCCATGAAGAAGCTGATCGAGGGGACCCCGAGGACGGCTGCCTCGCGGGTCATCGTGCCGCCGCCGCCCGCGACCGCGAGGGCGTTCCAGACGAGGTCGGGCCCGTCCAGCACGCGGTCGGGCACGACGGCTCCGGCCAGTCTCGCGGCCCCGGCCAGCGGGTCGTCGCCCGATCTCGGCACGAAGAGGATGCGGGTGCCCTTCCGCTTCGAGAGGTTCTCGAGCAGGGCGTGGAAGATCCTCTCGCTCTCGGGATTGTGGTAGTGCGCGGTGACGGCCGGCGGGCGCAGAAGGACATAGGGTTCGCCGCCGGTCAACTCCGCTATCTCCCGGGGAGTTCCGGCGAACTCCCGGCCAGACAGGTACAGCTCCTCCTTGAGCCCCGGGAAGAACCGGGCCTTCCGGGTGTCGATCCCGGCCTCGCGGGCCCTTTCGATCCCGACCGCCTCGGGCAGCAGGATGGTGCGGCAGAGCCTGTTGAAGATCGACGGGTTCACCCATTCGTAGTCGTACATCGTCACCGAGGGGACGCCCAGCATCACCGAGGCGGGGGGCAGCGAGCGCGAGCCGTGCCCGAAAGACAGCGACGGCCTGCGACCGCGCACGGCAGCGGCGAGTGACAGGGCCCTGGCGAGCGTGCCGATCACCTTGCCCGCGCTGCTCTTCGACGAACCGCCCCCCGTGCGGATGTACTGCAACCCGTAGAGGTCGAGCAGCTCGCAGGTCGAGGCCCTGTCCCTCGCCGTGAAGAACACCTCGTGGCCCAGGCGGGTCAGCTCTGCGGCGACCGGCCTCATCACGGGCACGTGCGGGGCGTTGTCGGCGTCGAACCAGATCCTCATCCCGCCTCCGCCCG
Encoded proteins:
- a CDS encoding DUF362 domain-containing protein; the protein is MTGLACALSMGMPETEWYSREALARLVREAAAGASGGQPLRMAPGSRVLIKPNWVYHRNASGGGVDCMATHPEFVLAALGLVLESDPSSVVIGDAPVQGCIWDSLVTPELRDRIAGAARGRRVDVIDFRRTIMRGAGLDAGHDRDVRPEDRFVLFDLGCDSLLEPVSSPPGRFRVTMYDPGLISRRHFPGRHQYLISKEALESDVILSLPKLKTHRKAGITGALKNLVGLNGNKEFLPHHRKGGARDGGDCYPGRSVLKSIAENLLDASNRRIGRRSFPAMLAGVRIALELQRLLHGEAEIDGGWSGNDTVWRTVLDIDRIALYGRIDGTMADVPQRRVVSLTDALVCGQGDGPMMPDPLPLGFVTCSDSPVDADILHCRLLGFDPGLIPMVREASSGFRWPLPSGEGIPEIPGASGGVAPIEAVPPRAVSYTHLRA
- a CDS encoding glycosyltransferase family 4 protein → MTRSADSPRVVVLAEASPSDGAAVGGVSGYLRALSAHMPRSWTLLTPSPDAEGGPSRLGPSLAGCRLPHRIVFPARLLLRLRTLSRLEPGLVYSHSNEASMLLCLLRSLGIAKWRLVHHQHGSENPLTYATFRIGRRFGLPAAYGRVLGWMHRSVDHVIAIDGRCLEENVRWGVPRERVTLLPNAVDTGLFSPSGEGRRSFREGAGIPPDAFLFCFAGRLEDVKRVDLLVDAFALLDGSPWLVIAGDGSRRDDLARRAAGSPGSVRTVFAGALGPGAMPPLYAASDCLVLPSAAEGVPLVILEAMSAGVPSVATAVGGVPGLLDESCGMLVGPSASPAELARAMERAMTARWDRGAIRARAESYSAASAAAMLDGLFRRICGPGSV
- a CDS encoding glycosyltransferase family 4 protein, with the protein product MGADRPRILVVGNNSGAMHGSLVMNRFLVRALRDNGCEVSILDRAFSRRNTEIGKIRLHKLARAAGMGLEAGALGLSGRYDAAFYLPASLPPALTFDYFFLPLLRHLSRNWIGYSHMVRYRSLSLGPNRFQAMNAVRFWKSFDRCIGPSEAVAEDLRAVGVAPGRVRVLLNCLPPGWRYSDPAEVSRRALLEPSSIVFLSTVRARKGVWDILEAYHLLASRRPSMPRLVLIGPETEAGIFAAIGRWVSERGLDGSVDLRGELGHDEIEAGFESEPCVFVFPTRREEAFGLVLAEAMSKGVPVVASNIGAIPEVLDDGAAGILTPSEDPPALARALGGMLDDAGSREALALRGLEASRKYSFEAYSRSVGEVLRWAGIAPGGPSDRPGTADPPE
- a CDS encoding glycosyltransferase — protein: MDGLGPGGAERQFHMLCEGLAGRAEVAVWALHGGPYAGAIEDLGIRLVTAPGDGRDPFGAIRSAFSFATGFHPSVIHSWGWVSASLMCLPSREAGVAHVTGLVRMGTLPRRKRARLLLAARLGDLCTGNSASGLSAWRIPARKARLIRNGFDARRVEGVHASPGSHERFTCVMAGSMSGHKDFATLIDAAAILERGCPGRFRFDLLGDGPDREILEERARAAGCLLAVCFHGRTADSMRYLAEADAGVLLSPLGEGMSNFLMECMAAGLPVVCTDGGGNSELVRESRDGWMVPQKDAGALADRLAAMASDPGLCARAGESGRARILGEFSSRRMLEATLGVYEEAIVGRARNGS
- a CDS encoding DUF362 domain-containing protein gives rise to the protein MTESCRVAIARAVEASYPSTPPFDPDTDFPEYPWGAAGCDGANHAYTAVRAALAALGMDGGNFGTPAWNPLGEVVRRGDMVLVKPNLVCEAREGHPDQYEQIVTSASVVRAVLDYVLIALGGRGRVVIADSPQTDSDFGLTARRTGLAAMVDTMRSRAGVPVDLLDLRTERWIVRDGVCTGSVRLPGDPAGYVTTDLAVSSHFEGSRGSASFYGAAYDTGVTNRSHSGGRHVYEVSGMALSADVVISIPKLKTHKKCGMTGCLKGMVGLAGNKNMLPHYRFGPPSEGGDQFPDGRRGGRLENLAVKAAKRIVLYGGRVAGTAARVLKPLGYGIFGSTREVVRSGNWHGNDTTWRMVLDLAAIITFCGRDGVMGDTPRRRFFNVVDGIVGGQGNGPLDADPAPSGVILAGCSPLAVDAVSAAAAGFDPMDIPLLRGGFGSPLGLAPCPPGEVETVFESDGSLLTGFGSFPPVFEFEKHFGWRNPRQDR
- a CDS encoding DUF354 domain-containing protein, whose product is MRIWFDADNAPHVPVMRPVAAELTRLGHEVFFTARDRASTCELLDLYGLQYIRTGGGSSKSSAGKVIGTLARALSLAAAVRGRRPSLSFGHGSRSLPPASVMLGVPSVTMYDYEWVNPSIFNRLCRTILLPEAVGIERAREAGIDTRKARFFPGLKEELYLSGREFAGTPREIAELTGGEPYVLLRPPAVTAHYHNPESERIFHALLENLSKRKGTRILFVPRSGDDPLAGAARLAGAVVPDRVLDGPDLVWNALAVAGGGGTMTREAAVLGVPSISFFMGRPGRVDEHLASLGRLGFVRDVPSALSLDPASFVRLPRMENPGLPAVVAELLLR